GAAATCAACCACTTTAGACTTCTTGATAATCAGCCATGAGGGTGCAGGCCGTAGAGAAGTGGACTCGGTACGCAGCCCTGCGGCGCTCCTGTATGGAGTGGTAGGGTCTTCTAGGTTTGCTTGCTGAGGCCAAGGTGCTGGGTAAGATGGTGGTAAAGGCTGAACTATAATCCACAAAAAGTATCGGAACAAACGACCTTTTCTCCTCCAGGTGTGACAGAGCGGCATGCAGGGTGGTGTTAACGTCTGTGGATCTGTTAGGCCTGTATTTATGGGGGTCAAGAGAGGGCCAGAGATGATTTAAGGACCAATCATTTAAAGCATTATGAGACCTTTAGATGGGTTTGCTCCTGGCCCATTCACTGAGGGAGGTAACGATCGTCTGTTTGGGCTCCAGAATGATAGTAGCGGTTCGACGGCGGGCTGGTACTGTCACGTTTGCAGACTAAACATGTCAGTGAGAAAACCATCAAGCTGGCTCTAAGACCTGGGATCCCATCTGGGCCAGCTGCCTTCCAAGCCTCAGCAGATCCCAGGGCCTGAACGGGTTCCCCTGCTTGAAGGACAACGGGCTGGTCAGCAGGCTCCAGTTGGAGGAAGGTTCTCGCTTCTTACTGAAGGTGGTCATAATCATTTGAAGTCTTTAGTTTTCTCACCTGTTTATCGTGCAAAACTCTTAACAATTTGTCCTGTTGTAGATATAAATTTGTTAGAGAATCTATCTTTACTGATTAACAATCTGAGGAAAAATCTAtgcaaaatatttctaaaaccttctaaaatacataaaccaagtaaaacatgtattttccCATAAAGTGAGCAGTGATAAAAGCTGATTAACTCCCAGATGACACATCTGTGATGCACCACCGGCTCCCACAGCCTGCACAGGTCACTGGTTATCATTCAGCATCAGTTTCTCTcttaggttttattttattcctgcTTTTAAATAAGTCTCCTGCTAGTTTTAATCAGTAAGACCAGTCATTCTGACCTGTGACTCCTCACTGCTGCCTCCTGCTGACACAGACTCCACCTTCTTCTTCATGGTGTCACAGGTGTCGTCCAGACTCTTCATCGTCTTGTACTTCCTCATGGTCAGGCTGTCCACCACCCAGAACATGATGGCCTGAAGGACGCAGCAGAGAAACACCATGAAGCCAGACCTGCTAGAGCTCCCACCGAATCGGCCATCATGAACTCCAGCTTACATTAACGATGAAAGGCACGATGAGCATGACCAGCGCCAGCTCCAGCTGAGGGTTAGCGATGTAACTCAGCAGCACCTCCTGCAGCTGGACCACAGTAATGACAGCTGTTTAACAGACAGATCACATCACGTGGCTGACGATGTTTCACCATCAAGAGGTGGTGTCCTGCATATTCTGGATGTGTCCCTGCTCCAGTCATCCACTGATTTTAATCAGGTGTACGCAACCAGgggaacatctaaaacatgcaggacaactGGAGTTGGACACCCCTGCTGTGGATTATTTAGTTAATACACAGATTTCCTACACATCTTTCACGTCTCAATTCCAAAATTTCTATCAATTTTTACCCATTTTAGAAGTTTAAATACAAAGGTTCACCAGGAATTTAAAATCCTGGGAACACCGGATGGATCCAGACAATGGGACAGAGGATAAAGTCTGGTAATTTATCTTTTCCAAACCTATCCGGATCCGCTCCAGACTTTTCCAGTCTGTGCAGGAACATAATCCTAGAAAACAACATATGTGCTGATTTTAAAAAGCTTCCCTTACTTTGGACCATCCAGGGACGAGCAGCACCAGGGTGATCACACCTTTCTCCAGCACCATGATGAGCAGGTAGACGCCACACTGACCGAGCCACGCCGCAGCCTGGGGAGGGTCACCTGGTGGAGGGGGTGGGGCAGAGGAATCCCATTAATGAAGACAGGACACAGGGCAGAAGATCAGCTgctaaaaaggaagaaaataaactAACAAATTATAATTCTGGGCTAATCCTGGATCAGATAAACTCAGCTGACACATTCCTGGCTGAAAACTCACCTATGAAGCAACATCTGGGATTAATTtatacaaaaactaggaaaacaGCTTGTTTTAGTAACGTTTTCCATTCAAGGGGGACGAAACGCAAAGAAAACCAGCTGTAGAGGTACTGATGAGGAATAATTAATGAGAGAAGTTAAAGGGAGTAATCTGGAGCTGCTGGCAGGCCTCCATGACACCCTACACTGGGTCTACAGCACCAACTAGTGGCAGAAATTAGAAGTACGACTCCCACTACCTTCACTTTTATTCAGACAAACTCCTCTTGATGTTCTTTATGTGTGTTTCCACGTTAGGTGAAGGATTTGTCTCTCACCATATTCTCCAAACAGAAGCAAACTCCACTGCTTGTGCTCCACCAGCCTGAAGACCAACTTCACAGCCACCCAGATGACGAGCATTCCCAGCGTTGCATCCAGCAGGAAATTCATCAAATACCTTTGGACAAATGAAGGAAGGGCATCCACACATGTCTCAGTACTGCTTCTATTTCTGGTGTTTTTTAcgtttcaagcatttatttctgttacgTTTGATTTTTCTGCCTTATAGTGAGTAAAAACTAACAATTGTGTTTCTCAGTAAATGTGAATCAGATCGATACAAAAAGAAATATGAGTCCACTATAAAGTTTCTCCATGTACTGCACGGTACATGGACCAGGCTCCTGCatatcacactttttccttccactcaacttctcACTAATGTGCTTAGATACAGCACACCTATATTGTAATTTACTGGGAAACACCTACAGCTACTTCTGGTGTTTCTGCTGCTGACTCACAGAGAGCACGGGTCCTCTTTGGTGAGTGTGGAGAGGAAGACGTTGGCGAAGTGGATGAACAGAGCTCCGATGGCCTGCTTGGATGTGTCAAAAAACCtggaaaaacagaacaatatgtgaaaatgtgactttctttttatttttatctcttcACATGTTAA
This portion of the Girardinichthys multiradiatus isolate DD_20200921_A chromosome 17, DD_fGirMul_XY1, whole genome shotgun sequence genome encodes:
- the tmem110l gene encoding transmembrane protein 110, like isoform X2; translation: MMNRYGSGGVELVLDHGPVEVSNMSDINKASPHGCDNGALTDRFGVLIQALLAVVAFSTLMLKRFREPVGVRRPWRIWFFDTSKQAIGALFIHFANVFLSTLTKEDPCSLYLMNFLLDATLGMLVIWVAVKLVFRLVEHKQWSLLLFGEYGDPPQAAAWLGQCGVYLLIMVLEKGVITLVLLVPGWSKLQEVLLSYIANPQLELALVMLIVPFIVNAIMFWVVDSLTMRKYKTMKSLDDTCDTMKKKVLLEDETDTDEASEGEDEEQRVHVQYSGGPLRPSWVVV
- the tmem110l gene encoding transmembrane protein 110, like isoform X1; protein product: MMNRYGSGGVELVLDHGPVEVSNMSDINKASPHGCDNGALTDRFGVLIQALLAVVAFSTLMLKRFREPVGVRRPWRIWFFDTSKQAIGALFIHFANVFLSTLTKEDPCSLYLMNFLLDATLGMLVIWVAVKLVFRLVEHKQWSLLLFGEYGDPPQAAAWLGQCGVYLLIMVLEKGVITLVLLVPGWSKLQEVLLSYIANPQLELALVMLIVPFIVNAIMFWVVDSLTMRKYKTMKSLDDTCDTMKKKVESVSAGGSSEESQVLLEDETDTDEASEGEDEEQRVHVQYSGGPLRPSWVVV